A genome region from Primulina eburnea isolate SZY01 chromosome 9, ASM2296580v1, whole genome shotgun sequence includes the following:
- the LOC140841597 gene encoding uncharacterized protein, whose protein sequence is MGFEGFRSSKLPALVRHRRSKSFPHPREPEEDNFEQSRHEKLDTGHLNGCSSSITSHLSKSEIRHSLSQEILQLEKRLKDQISVRCAMEKALGHTASSQYINETAIPKSAAELIKDIAVLELEVEHLEHHLLSMYRKAFDPQSPSLTPSKKYGVKSPLPTSRRRRLNFSRTDTSSAREKLAPEIDTCSFSKEIDEDNLVESVVQRSHSSLSQRTPPSNKTSLRACHSQPLSIMENTSSNVISLAEHLGTRISDHLPDTPNKLSEEMVNCMCNIYYKLADPTLMHHSYSSPSSSLSSVGAFSPKFQTDLWSPGFRNDFSFDVRLDNLFHTEGLKDFSGPYSTMVEVNCIYRSREKLNDFEYLLRDFRSLICRLEEIDPGRMTHEEKLAFWINVHNALVMHAFLAYGIPENNMKRMFLLMKAAYNVGGQIVSADVIQNSILGCRMPHPGQWLRLIFSSRTKFKSSDARQTYAIERSEPLLHFALSAGSHSDPAVRTYTPKRVYHQLEAAKEEYIRATFGIRKDKKIILPKIVEYFAKESGLCTGEIVQMIQQSLPESPRKTIKRRSKLAQSPRKYIEWVPHNFSFRYIIMKELVK, encoded by the exons ATGGGTTTCGAAGGGTTTCGCAGCAGCAAGTTGCCTGCGCTGGTTAGACACAGGCGTTCCAAAAG CTTCCCACACCCCAGAGAACCTGAGGAAGATAACTTTGAACAATCTCGTCATGAGAAGCTG GATACAGGACACTTAAATGGCTGTTCCAGCAGCATTACAAGTCATTTATCTAAATCTGAAATTCGACATTCTTTGAGTCAAGAG ATACTGCAGCTCGAAAAAAGATTGAAGGATCAAATATCTGTTCGCTGTGCCATGGAAAAGGCACTTGGTCACACGGCTTCGTCCCAGTATATAAATGAAACCGCTATTCCTAAG TCAGCTGCAGAACTCATTAAAGACATTGCAGTATTGGAGCTAGAAGTTGAGCATTTAGAGCATCATCTTCTATCAATGTATCGAAAAGCATTTGATCCTCAATCCCCTTCCTTAACCCCATCCAAGAAATATGGAGTAAAATCACCATTACCGACCTCGAGAAGGAGGCGACTAAATTTTTCAAGAACAGATACTTCGTCAGCAAGAGAGAAATTAGCACCTGAAATTGATACTTGTTCATTTTCCAAGGAAATCGATGAAGATAATCTTGTCGAGTCAGTAGTTCAACGCTCCCACTCTTCACTCTCTCAACGTACACCACCATCGAACAAAACTTCTCTTCGGGCATGTCATTCTCAGCCATTGTCCATCATGGAG AATACGTCTTCAAATGTTATTAGTTTGGCGGAGCATCTTGGAACCCGTATTTCAGATCATTTACCAGACACACCGAACAAGCTTTCTGAAGAAATGGTCAACTGCATGTGCAATATATATTATAAGCTTGCTGATCCTACATTGATGCACCACAGCTACTCGTCGCCCTCTTCATCTTTGTCATCTGTGGGTGCATTTTCTCCAAAATTCCAGACTGACTTGTGGAGTCCTGGATTTAGAAACGATTTTTCGTTCGATGTTCGGCTGGATAATCTGTTTCATACTGAAGGGCTGAAAGATTTTAGTGGACCTTACAGCACAATGGTTGAAGTGAATTGTATATACAGAAGTAGAGAGAAATTGAATGATTTCGAATACTTACTACGGGACTTTAG GTCGCTTATTTGTCGATTGGAAGAGATTGATCCCGGGCGGATGACACATGAGGAGAAGCTGGCTTTCTGGATCAATGTACACAATGCTTTGGTGATGCAT GCGTTTTTGGCATATGGCATCCCGGAAAACAATATGAAGCGGATGTTTCTACTAATGAAG GCTGCCTACAATGTTGGAGGTCAAATAGTGAGCGCAGATGTGATACAGAATTCTATACTGGGATGCCGAATGCCGCATCCTGGACAG TGGCTTAGGTTAATATTTTCATCAAGAACAAAATTTAAGTCAAGTGATGCACGGCAAACATATGCAATAGAACGATCCGAGCCACTTCTGCACTTCGCTCTCTCAGCAGGGAGCCACTCCGATCCAGCA GTTCGTACATACACGCCAAAGAGGGTATATCATCAGCTGGAGGCTGCAAAAGAAGAGTACATTCGAGCGACATTTGGTATACGAAAGGATAAAAAGATTATCCTGCCGAAGATCGTCGAGTACTTCGCCAAGGAGTCAGGTCTCTGCACCGGAGAGATAGTACAGATGATCCAACAATCTTTACCCGAGTCTCCAAGGAAAACAATTAAGAGGAGATCCAAGCTTGCTCAATCTCCGCGCAAATACATCGAATGGGTTCCACATAATTTTTCTTTCAGGTACATAATAATGAAAGAGCTGGTGAAGTGA
- the LOC140840884 gene encoding STS14 protein-like — MKMFLLLPIFTSLLLISQAAARAQPPPPPVAAPPAPSVPLPNSTQEYLEAHNQARAQVGVGPLLWSEPLAKSASLMVRLQRDKHGCFFANLTNNRYGSNQLWTGGLTVTPRIAVETWVAEKKFYTYANNSCAPDHHCGVYTQVVWKDSQELGCAQAVCPKEHSGLTICFYNPPGNIVGEKPY; from the coding sequence ATGAAGATGTTCCTACTCTTGCCAATATTCACTTCTCTCCTACTCATTTCGCAAGCTGCTGCCCGAGCTCAGCCGCCACCTCCTCCGGTGGCCGCACCCCCCGCTCCATCAGTGCCTCTCCCCAACTCGACCCAAGAATATCTTGAAGCCCACAACCAAGCGAGGGCCCAAGTAGGTGTCGGCCCCCTCCTGTGGAGCGAGCCACTAGCCAAATCCGCCAGCCTCATGGTGAGGCTCCAGAGGGATAAACATGGCTGCTTCTTCGCTAACTTGACCAACAACAGGTACGGCAGCAATCAGCTGTGGACCGGTGGCTTAACCGTAACGCCGCGCATCGCTGTGGAGACGTGGGTGGCGGAGAAGAAGTTCTATACTTATGCTAACAATTCTTGCGCGCCGGACCACCACTGCGGGGTTTACACGCAGGTGGTGTGGAAGGACTCGCAGGAACTGGGGTGTGCTCAGGCTGTTTGTCCCAAAGAGCATTCTGGTTTAACCATTTGTTTCTATAATCCCCCTGGAAATATAGTGGGAGAGAAACCGTACTAG